ATTTGCTTTTTCCTGGATAAGATCATCTTTTTCAATTTCAAAATTTTGGTTAATTTTGGCTTTTTCATCAGAATTTTGGAAAACGATTGTTACATTACTTCCAATATCATCGGTTTCTTTCTTTTCTGTAATATTTTTACTTTCAATATCATTTTTAATTTTATCATTTAAAGTTTTCATAATATCTGACTCAATCTCCATCAAAGACGAAAACCAGAATGGTTCTTGTCTGAAGCTGTCTTCACCAAGATAAGTTCTGTAAACAGGATAAACGGAAAAGTGATTTGAAAAACTTGTTAGTTTAGTTGAAAAGTAGACATCTTTACCACTTGTTCTCCCCCAAATCCATTCAAATGTCGTCTTAATTTGTTTGTTTGTAACTGATTCTATAAGATTATTTCTTAAAAGATCTAAATTCCACATTTCATTATTTTTATCCATATCAATAAATTTATCTTCTAAAACAATAGCCTTTTCACTGCCATCCAGACTTATCCTGCTCTTAACAATCCTCAAAATTTTAGAATAATTTATAATACTTTCCAAAGAGTCTAACATAGCATCTATTGGAATATCTAGTTTTAGAATTTTCTCATAATTTTTTCCATAATAATCCTTAGAATAATAAAAATCCATCTCATAAGGAGAATAAATCTGTTTCTGGTTGTTAATGTAATCCAAAATTTCGACAACTTTATTTCTTACATCTTCTGATTTTACTCTCCATAACATATATTCAATGGAAAGAGAATCATTTCTGTACTCATCTAATAGCTTGTTGTTATTCATCTCATTACAAAAAGCTGATACCACATATAAGAGGATAATTAAAATTTTATTCATATCTGAGAGCATCTATTGGGTTCATATCGGCAGCTTTTCTAGCAGGTAAAATTCCAAATATCAGACCTACACTTACCGAGACAACAAATGCAGCCAAAATTGATAAAGCATTTATTGAAGTACCCCATTCAGCATATTTACTTATAAAGTAGGTCATGATGATTCCAAGGAAAATTCCTATTACTCCACCTAGAAAACTAATTAAACTGGCTTCAAAAATAAATTGAAAAAGGATATCTTTTCTAGTAGCACCTATTGCCCTTCTGATGCCAATCTCTTTTCTTCTTTCGAGGGCATTAGCAAGCATTATATTCATAATCCCAATTCCACCTACTAAAAGTGAAATAGAGGCGATAGTTCCCATTACTAGATTAAATATATTTTGAGTGTTTTGACTCTGAGCCAATAATTCTTGAGGTACTAAAAGCTTGAAATCCTCTTTATTATTGTGTAGAGTTGCCATTTTCCTTTTCAAAATTTTACTGTAAGGAAGCACCTTGTTTTCATCACCTGTATTAAAAATAATTGAAGTAAGAGTTGCGTTTGCAGAAAATCTTTTTTGATAAGTCTGAAGGGGAATGAAAATGCTTTTATCTCTATTATCCATTGCGGACATATCAACTTTATCGCTTTTTTTAAGAGCTTCAATCTCTGCTTCACCAATAATCGTAAACCATTCATTACCAATTTTGATTTTCTTTCCAATGGATGACTCCATGGCAAAAAGATTTCTACTTAATGAAGTTGTAATAACACAGACCTTGTCATAGCTATTCTCATTATCTTCGGTAAAGAAAAAGCCTTTTGCAGGAAAAAGACTGTTTATTGAGAAGTAGTCAGAATTGACTGCAAGTACATCATTGTTTTGATACTTGCTATTTATAAAACATCTGGGATTAAACTTAACAACACCTGTTATTCTATTTTCTTTAAATGACTCATTAAGGTTATATAAATCTCTAAAAGTCAAGGTTCCTTTTTGTTGATTACTTTCATCAGAATTATCGATTGAAATGATAATATTATCCATTCCTAATTGCTTGATTTGAGCAATAATCTCCTCTTTTGCTCCTTCACCTATTGATGTCATCGCTATAACTGCACCAACCCCGAAAATAATACCAAGTGTTGTTAGAAATGATCTCACAATATTCGATTTTAGAGAGTCAATAGCGATAAATACTGAAGTACTGAATCTATTGAACATTAAGTACTCCATCCTTTAAAGGTAGGGAAATTATAAATTCAGTTCCCTTATCTATAACCGAGTGAACGTCAATTGATCCTCCATAAGCTTCGATCATCTGTTTTGCTATGGATAAGCCAAGCCCAGTTCCTTTTCCAGGTGGTTTTGTAGTAAAATCAGAGCTGAAAATTTTTTCCAAATTATCTCTATTTATGCCACAACCTGTATCTTTTATAGTAATTATTATATTATTATCTTCTTTAGAAGTTTTTATTGAGAGCGTTTTTCTGGGGCTATTTTCCATTGCATCAATGCTGTTTTTTATCATGTTGTCAAAAACTTGTATGAAGTGAGTCTCATGTCCTACAAAAAGAGGGAGGTCATCACAATACTCAACATTTCTAACTACTTCATGTTTGAAAAAAGAGTTGATTTCATTAAAAACTAATGATTGCTTAAGAATATCATTGATATTGAAAGGAAGTTCGTGATCGTAATCGGTGGTTCTCACTCCAGATAATATGCTCTTAACCATAGACTCAAGATTACTAACTCCATCTTTAATTACTTCAGTCCATTTGCTAAGATCTGCATTCATTTTGCAATCACCAATTTTTATTTCCAACATTTCAGCTGCCATACCTAGATTTTGCAAAGGATTTCTAAAATTATGTACAATAGAGGCGGCAAATTTACCAACTTCAGAATATTTTTCTTGTTGAATAAGGGCCTCTGTTCTTCTTTTTACAATTGTTTCCAGATTTGAATTTGTTTCGATAAGCATTCGATTTTTTTTGAGAATTTCTCTATTTGCTTTAATAAGTTCCAAACCTTTTTCAATTGTTAGCATCAACTGTTCAGAGTCAGCCGGTTTGAAAAGAAAAGCATAAATAATTCCTGAATTTAAAATTTTAATAATGTGATCTTTGTCTGTGTTACCAGAAATAATAATTTTACAGGCATCGCAATTAATTTCATGAAGTTTTGTAACAAGTTCTGTGCCTCTTAGGTAGGGCATTGCCTCATCAGTAATCAGTACATCTATATTGTTGTTTGAGATGAATTCAAAAGCCTTTCTTGGGTCTGTGAATCCAACAACTTCATATTGTCTTCTTAGTAAAGCTTTGATACTTATAACAATACTTTCTTCATCATCAACAATTACTATCCGGTTTCTTTCCATGATAAACATCCTAAAATTTTTATGTCTCCTTAATAATATGATTATAAAAAAGTACATACAAGAATTAAGTTTATGTTTTTTTTAACTGGTTTTAAAAAAAAATATTTTTTTGGCATTGTAATTAATTGAATATTCTTATATTAACTTGATAAATATCATAAATAAGGAAAATGAAGGTTAATGAAAATAGTCTTTGAAGTTTGCTTTATACTGTTCGAAGACTACTAGAAGTAAGATGAAATCCAATTAAGAAATGAAGCTAAATTTGGAATAATTACAAAAGTCGGAATATAACAGTAATGAGTAAAGAGTCAATAATAAAAAAAAGTTTTTTCACGATTTTTTTGGTAAACAAAACTATTGACAAATCTCATATCTTGAAATTTATTACTGTTGTTAAAAAAGTAACAATAAAAGGACTAAATTTAACAAATAGATTACGGGAATGATAAAAAAGGAGGATTTATGACAAAGGTAAAATCCTTGGAGGATTTGAAAAAGATGAGAGAGGAGCTTAAAGCTAAATTGACTCTCAGACAAAACGGGGACAATGTTGAAGAACTTGTTCAAGTTAAAGTTTCTATGGCTACATGCGGAATCGCATCTGGTGCAAAAGAGGTTATGGATGTGATTATTGCTGAACTAGACAGTCATGCTATTGATGGTGTTGTTACTCAAACTGGTTGTATGGGATATTGCTATGCAGAGCCTACAATCGAAGTAACAGTTCCAGGAAAAGATCCTGTTGTTTTCAGCTATGTTGATGAGAGAAGAGCCAGAGAGATTGTCAGCAAGTATATCAAGGCTGGTGAGCTGGTTGATGGAATTCTACCGGTTAACTATGAGAAAGTAGACTAACAGGTGTAATTTTTAAAACAAAATTAGGGAAATGATAATGGATAAGTTTAAATATCATATTCTGGTTTGCGGCGGTACCGGCTGTAGAGCTGCTGAAGGAGAAATGATCGTCGAGAATCTGAAGAAATCCATTGAAGTAAAAAACTTGGAAAATGATGTAAAAGTTGTTACTACCGGATGTTTTGGATTCTGTGAAAAAGGACCTATTGTAAAAATTGTTCCTGATAATACATTTTATGTTCAGGTAAAACCAAGTGATGCTGCAGAATTGATTGAAGAGCACATCATTAAAGGTAGAAAAGTAGACAGATTATTATATAAAGATCCTAAAAAAGCTGAGCTTATTTCAGATTCTAAACACATGGGATTCTATCAAAAACAGATCAGAATTGCTTTAAAAAATTGTGGATTTATCGATCCTGAAAATATTCAGGAAAGTATAGCTGTTGGTGGTTACGATGCTCTTGCAAAAGTAATCGGAACAATGACACAGATGGAAGTTATCAATATTATTAAAGACTCAGGTCTTAGAGGCAGAGGGGGCGGAGGATTCCCTACAGGTCTTAAGTGGGAATTGACTTACAAAAACAACAGCGATCAAAAATATGTTGTTTGTAATGCTGATGAGGGCGACCCAGGTGCTTTCATGGATAGATCAATTCTTGAAGGTGACCCGCATACTGTGATCGAAGCTATGGCTATTTGTGGCTATGCAATCGGAGCTACTAAGGGTTTAGTGTATATTAGAGCTGAATATCCATTAGCTATCAAACGTCTTAAACTTGCTATTGATCAAGCTAAAGAATATGGTTTCTTGGGCAATGACATTTTTGGAACAGAATTTTCTTTCGATATCGAATTAAGATATGGTGCTGGTGCCTTTGTTTGTGGTGAAGAAACTGCACTTATCCACTCTATGGAAGGACTAAGAGGAGAACCTACTCTTAAACCTCCTTTCCCGGCCGAATCCGGCTACATGGGCAAACCTACTAATGTTAACAATGTAGAAACATTTGCAAATATTCCGGTCATTATCAATAAAGGTTCTAAATGGTTCTCCAGTATCGGTACTGAAAAATCTAAAGGAACAAAAGTGTTTGCCCTGGCCGGTAAGGTTAATAATGTTGGTCTTATTGAAGTCCCTATGGGTATTACTCTTAGAGAAGTTATTTACGAAATCGGTGGTGGCGTTAAAAACGGTAAGAAATTCAAAGCTGTTCAAACAGGTGGACCTTCAGGTGGATGTCTTACTGAAAAACATCTTGACACTCCTATCGATTACGACAATCTAATTGCAGTAGGATCTATGATGGGTTCTGGTGGTATGATTGTTATGGATGAAGATGATTGTATGGTTTCTGTTGCTAAATTCTACCTTGAATTTACAGTGGAAGAATCTTGTGGTAAATGTGCTCCTTGTCGTATTGGAAACAAAAGACTTCACGAGCTTCTTGACAAAATTTGTCATGGAAAAGGAACTGACGAAGATCTATACAATTTGAAAAACTTAAGTCAAGTTATCAAAGATACTGCTCTTTGTGGTCTTGGACAAACTTCTCCTAATCCAGTTCTTTCTACTATGGATAATTTCTGGAATGAGTATGTTGAGCACGTTCACGAACATAAATGTACTGCCGGACAATGTAGAGCTCTGATAACGTATAATATTATTGAAGACAAGTGTGTTGGTTGTACTGCATGTGCTAGAGTATGTCCTGCAGATGCTATCTTTGGAGAAGTTAAAAAACTTCACACAATTGATCAAGAAACTTGTATCAAGTGTGGTGCTTGTCTTGAAAAATGTAAGTTCGGTGCAATCTATATTAAATAACACTAAACGGAGTTTTGATAATGAAACTTATAAATCTTACAATAGATAATAAAAAAGTTCAAGTTGAGCAGGGCGTAACAGTCCTTGAAGCTGCAAAACAGGTTGGAGTAAAAATTCCTACTCTTTGTCACATGAAACTTGAAGATATGAGTTATGAAAACAAACCTGCCGGCTGTAGAATTTGTGTTGTGGAAGTTGAAGGTAGAAGAAATCTTGCCCCAGCTTGTGCTACTAATGTTGCTGAAGGTATGGTTGTTAAAACTAATACAATGAAAGTATTAAATTCAAGAAGAAGTGTTCTTGAACTTATCCTTTCTGACCACCCAAAAGATTGTCTTGTTTGTGCAAAATCTGGAAATTGTGAACTTCAAGATCTTGCTATTGACTTTGGCGTAAGAGAAATTCCTTACGAAGGTGAAATGTCAACTTATAGAAAAGATATTTCTCCTGCTATTATTCGTGATATGGACAAATGTATCATGTGTAGAAGATGTGAAACTATCTGTAATGAAATTCAAACTGTTGGATGTCTTTCTGCTATAAACAGAGGATTTACATCTGTTGTTGCTCCAGCTTTTGAGATGAATCTTGAAGATTCAGTTTGTACATTCTGTGGTCAGTGTGTTGCTGTATGTCCAGTTGGTGCTCTTGTAGAACATGATCATACAAGAAAAGTTCTTCAAGCCATTATGGATCCTAAGAAAACTGTTATCGTTCAAACTGCACCAGCTGTTAGGGTTGCACTTGGTGAAGAATTTGGTTATGAACCAGGTACTATTGTTACAGGTAAACTAGCTGCTGCTTTGAAACAACTTGGCTTTGACTATGTTTTCGATACAGATTTTGCTGCCGACCTTACAATCATGGAAGAAGGAACAGAACTTCTTGGTAGATTGAATAAATTCCTTGCTGGAGATAAAGATGTTAAGCTTCCAATTCTTACTTCTTGTTGTCCAGGTTGGGTGAATTTCTTTGAACACCAGTTCCCAGATATGCTTGATATTCCTTCAAGTGCAAAATCTCCTCAACAGATGTTTGGTGCTATTGCAAAAACTTATTTTGCTGATAAAATCAATGTTAAGAGAGAAGATCTTGTAGTTGTTTCTGTAATGCCTTGCCTTGCAAAAAAATATGAAAGTAGCAGAGATGAGTTCAAAGTTGACGGAAATCCAGATGTTGATATCGCTATCAGTACCAGAGAACTTGCTCATTTAATTAAGCAAGCTAATATCAATTTCAATTCTCTTGAAGAAGCTGATTTTGATAGTCCTCTTGGTGCATCTACTGGTGCTGCTGTAATTTTCGGTGCTACTGGCGGTGTTATTGAAGCGGCAACAAGAACTGCATACGAAATTCAAACTGGTAAAAAACTTGAAAAAGTTGACTTTGAAGAACTACGTGGTCTTGAAGGTATCAGAATAGCTACAGTAGATTTTGATGGTCTTC
This Candidatus Delongbacteria bacterium DNA region includes the following protein-coding sequences:
- a CDS encoding NADH-quinone oxidoreductase subunit NuoF, translated to MDKFKYHILVCGGTGCRAAEGEMIVENLKKSIEVKNLENDVKVVTTGCFGFCEKGPIVKIVPDNTFYVQVKPSDAAELIEEHIIKGRKVDRLLYKDPKKAELISDSKHMGFYQKQIRIALKNCGFIDPENIQESIAVGGYDALAKVIGTMTQMEVINIIKDSGLRGRGGGGFPTGLKWELTYKNNSDQKYVVCNADEGDPGAFMDRSILEGDPHTVIEAMAICGYAIGATKGLVYIRAEYPLAIKRLKLAIDQAKEYGFLGNDIFGTEFSFDIELRYGAGAFVCGEETALIHSMEGLRGEPTLKPPFPAESGYMGKPTNVNNVETFANIPVIINKGSKWFSSIGTEKSKGTKVFALAGKVNNVGLIEVPMGITLREVIYEIGGGVKNGKKFKAVQTGGPSGGCLTEKHLDTPIDYDNLIAVGSMMGSGGMIVMDEDDCMVSVAKFYLEFTVEESCGKCAPCRIGNKRLHELLDKICHGKGTDEDLYNLKNLSQVIKDTALCGLGQTSPNPVLSTMDNFWNEYVEHVHEHKCTAGQCRALITYNIIEDKCVGCTACARVCPADAIFGEVKKLHTIDQETCIKCGACLEKCKFGAIYIK
- a CDS encoding ABC transporter permease, coding for MFNRFSTSVFIAIDSLKSNIVRSFLTTLGIIFGVGAVIAMTSIGEGAKEEIIAQIKQLGMDNIIISIDNSDESNQQKGTLTFRDLYNLNESFKENRITGVVKFNPRCFINSKYQNNDVLAVNSDYFSINSLFPAKGFFFTEDNENSYDKVCVITTSLSRNLFAMESSIGKKIKIGNEWFTIIGEAEIEALKKSDKVDMSAMDNRDKSIFIPLQTYQKRFSANATLTSIIFNTGDENKVLPYSKILKRKMATLHNNKEDFKLLVPQELLAQSQNTQNIFNLVMGTIASISLLVGGIGIMNIMLANALERRKEIGIRRAIGATRKDILFQFIFEASLISFLGGVIGIFLGIIMTYFISKYAEWGTSINALSILAAFVVSVSVGLIFGILPARKAADMNPIDALRYE
- a CDS encoding iron hydrogenase small subunit; amino-acid sequence: MKLINLTIDNKKVQVEQGVTVLEAAKQVGVKIPTLCHMKLEDMSYENKPAGCRICVVEVEGRRNLAPACATNVAEGMVVKTNTMKVLNSRRSVLELILSDHPKDCLVCAKSGNCELQDLAIDFGVREIPYEGEMSTYRKDISPAIIRDMDKCIMCRRCETICNEIQTVGCLSAINRGFTSVVAPAFEMNLEDSVCTFCGQCVAVCPVGALVEHDHTRKVLQAIMDPKKTVIVQTAPAVRVALGEEFGYEPGTIVTGKLAAALKQLGFDYVFDTDFAADLTIMEEGTELLGRLNKFLAGDKDVKLPILTSCCPGWVNFFEHQFPDMLDIPSSAKSPQQMFGAIAKTYFADKINVKREDLVVVSVMPCLAKKYESSRDEFKVDGNPDVDIAISTRELAHLIKQANINFNSLEEADFDSPLGASTGAAVIFGATGGVIEAATRTAYEIQTGKKLEKVDFEELRGLEGIRIATVDFDGLPINIGIAHGLGNARKLVEQVRDGKSNLHAIEIMACPGGCIGGGGQPYHHGNSEIIKKRSLAIYKEDAGKPIRKSHENPDIIKLYEEFLGKPMSEKAHHLLHTHYFDKTGK
- a CDS encoding hybrid sensor histidine kinase/response regulator; its protein translation is MERNRIVIVDDEESIVISIKALLRRQYEVVGFTDPRKAFEFISNNNIDVLITDEAMPYLRGTELVTKLHEINCDACKIIISGNTDKDHIIKILNSGIIYAFLFKPADSEQLMLTIEKGLELIKANREILKKNRMLIETNSNLETIVKRRTEALIQQEKYSEVGKFAASIVHNFRNPLQNLGMAAEMLEIKIGDCKMNADLSKWTEVIKDGVSNLESMVKSILSGVRTTDYDHELPFNINDILKQSLVFNEINSFFKHEVVRNVEYCDDLPLFVGHETHFIQVFDNMIKNSIDAMENSPRKTLSIKTSKEDNNIIITIKDTGCGINRDNLEKIFSSDFTTKPPGKGTGLGLSIAKQMIEAYGGSIDVHSVIDKGTEFIISLPLKDGVLNVQ
- a CDS encoding (2Fe-2S) ferredoxin domain-containing protein; amino-acid sequence: MTKVKSLEDLKKMREELKAKLTLRQNGDNVEELVQVKVSMATCGIASGAKEVMDVIIAELDSHAIDGVVTQTGCMGYCYAEPTIEVTVPGKDPVVFSYVDERRAREIVSKYIKAGELVDGILPVNYEKVD